One Rhodospirillaceae bacterium DNA segment encodes these proteins:
- a CDS encoding cytochrome c family protein has protein sequence MNYRNCLAAFFGTLFLLSAGSALAADIEKGKKVFRKCKACHTIKAGGKSTIGPNLHGVVGRAAAAVDGFKYSKAMKESGLVWDEANLTAYLTKPKEFLPGNKMPFPGLKKPEQIENVIAYIIEKSK, from the coding sequence ATGAATTATCGTAATTGCCTCGCCGCGTTTTTTGGTACTCTGTTCCTTCTAAGTGCTGGATCTGCGCTCGCCGCGGATATAGAAAAGGGCAAGAAGGTTTTTCGCAAATGTAAGGCTTGTCATACAATTAAGGCAGGCGGGAAAAGTACAATTGGGCCAAACCTGCATGGCGTTGTTGGTAGGGCTGCTGCTGCCGTCGATGGCTTCAAGTACTCGAAGGCGATGAAGGAATCTGGTTTGGTTTGGGACGAAGCAAATTTGACGGCTTATCTGACCAAACCTAAGGAATTTCTTCCTGGCAACAAAATGCCATTTCCTGGCCTTAAAAAGCCAGAACAGATTGAAAATGTGATTGCCTATATTATTGAGAAGTCCAAATAA